The Longimicrobium sp. genome includes a window with the following:
- a CDS encoding S41 family peptidase gives MSSASLPIALRLAMTALFLAVAAPAAAQQNDDLPVDPATRDRLVAFVAQRVGDGYVNPAVGRRVSDGVMALHRAGRYGALGTASALTDTLTADLRRIGSDSHLQVVFSVRPRPMSAGGAPSPDEARRQREAAAARNFGWHRVERLDGNVGYIEVGRFEPLEDAGPVMAAAMRFLSNTDAIIVDLQTNGGGHAQTVNAFVSYFLPPGVHVSTLHRRDPADSVRAVTDSVLPAPRYLDRPVFVLTAARTYSGAEGFTYGLRMRGRATVVGERTRGGANPGEWQQMNEHFAVFVPTARVADAVTGGNWEGAGIQPDIAAAPREGLATAHTAALQKLLAERPDSPRAPMWREALERLRGRASAP, from the coding sequence ATGTCATCCGCTTCCCTTCCCATCGCTCTTCGTCTGGCCATGACCGCGCTGTTCCTGGCCGTCGCCGCCCCGGCCGCGGCGCAGCAGAACGACGATCTTCCCGTCGACCCCGCCACCCGCGACCGCCTGGTGGCCTTCGTCGCCCAGCGCGTCGGCGACGGCTACGTGAACCCCGCCGTCGGCCGGCGGGTGAGCGACGGAGTCATGGCGCTGCACCGCGCCGGGCGCTACGGTGCGCTGGGCACCGCTTCGGCGCTCACCGACACCCTGACCGCCGACCTGCGGCGCATCGGCAGCGACAGCCACCTGCAGGTGGTGTTCAGCGTGCGCCCGCGCCCCATGTCCGCCGGGGGCGCACCTTCCCCGGACGAGGCGCGCAGGCAGCGCGAGGCCGCGGCGGCGCGCAACTTCGGATGGCACCGCGTGGAAAGGCTGGACGGCAACGTGGGATACATCGAGGTGGGCCGGTTCGAGCCCCTGGAAGACGCCGGCCCCGTGATGGCGGCGGCCATGCGGTTCCTGTCCAACACCGACGCGATCATCGTGGACCTGCAGACCAACGGCGGCGGACACGCGCAGACGGTGAACGCCTTCGTCTCGTACTTCCTTCCGCCCGGGGTGCACGTGTCCACTCTCCATCGCCGCGACCCGGCAGACTCCGTGCGCGCGGTGACGGATTCGGTGCTCCCGGCGCCGCGCTACCTGGACCGCCCCGTCTTCGTGCTGACCGCCGCGCGCACCTACTCCGGCGCGGAGGGGTTCACCTACGGCCTGCGGATGCGTGGCCGGGCGACCGTGGTGGGCGAGCGCACGCGGGGCGGCGCCAACCCGGGCGAGTGGCAGCAGATGAACGAACACTTCGCCGTCTTCGTCCCCACCGCACGCGTGGCCGACGCCGTGACGGGGGGCAACTGGGAGGGCGCGGGCATCCAGCCCGACATCGCCGCCGCGCCGCGCGAGGGACTTGCGACCGCGCACACGGCGGCGCTCCAGAAGCTGCTGGCGGAGCGCCCGGACTCCCCGCGCGCGCCGATGTGGCGCGAGGCGCTGGAGCGGCTGCGCGGCCGGGCGTCCGCACCGTGA
- a CDS encoding RNA polymerase sigma factor, which yields MGDELPGDLEALAAAARSSPSDAGPAIAALLAASRERVYRWALVRTGDPDDADDVAQEVSMALHRRLHQFGGRSRFSTWLYRLAANAAAELHRRSRRRSEVHGLASDETVTAAMDERIAGLPDRRIADTVHGFFAGLPDRQRELVDLVDLQGYTAAQAAEMLEIEPATARTHLFRGRRALRERLLETYPTLREDR from the coding sequence GTGGGCGATGAGCTGCCGGGCGACCTGGAGGCGCTGGCCGCCGCCGCGAGGTCGTCGCCTTCGGACGCCGGCCCCGCCATCGCCGCCCTGCTGGCGGCCTCGCGGGAGCGGGTGTACCGCTGGGCCCTCGTTCGCACGGGAGACCCCGACGACGCCGACGACGTGGCGCAGGAGGTGTCGATGGCCCTTCACCGGCGGCTGCACCAGTTCGGTGGGCGCTCGCGATTCAGCACCTGGCTGTACCGCCTCGCGGCAAACGCCGCCGCCGAGCTCCACCGCCGCAGCCGCCGTCGCAGCGAGGTGCACGGCCTGGCTTCGGACGAAACGGTCACCGCCGCGATGGACGAGCGGATCGCGGGGCTGCCCGACCGCCGCATCGCGGACACGGTCCACGGGTTCTTCGCCGGGCTCCCCGACCGCCAGCGCGAGCTGGTGGACCTGGTGGACCTGCAGGGCTACACCGCGGCCCAGGCGGCGGAGATGCTGGAGATCGAACCCGCCACGGCGCGCACCCACCTGTTCCGCGGCCGGCGCGCGCTGCGGGAGCGGCTCCTGGAAACGTACCCCACCCTGAGGGAAGACCGGTGA
- a CDS encoding DUF5615 family PIN-like protein, with the protein MAGGGVTLLFDAHLPPGLVEALTVLGEQVEHVNELFAPATPDETWIRYAGERGWCIVTRDVSITRKVHEAAALRDHRVGAFFLLPGKNSPRLCQIVQTVIKHWPEIKRLSRERRPFQFQVGERSVRRLR; encoded by the coding sequence ATGGCGGGCGGCGGCGTAACCCTGCTCTTCGATGCCCACCTGCCGCCGGGGCTGGTCGAAGCACTGACCGTCCTCGGTGAGCAGGTGGAGCACGTCAACGAGCTCTTTGCCCCCGCCACGCCGGACGAAACCTGGATCCGCTACGCAGGCGAGCGGGGGTGGTGCATCGTCACCCGCGACGTGAGCATCACCCGCAAGGTGCACGAAGCGGCGGCGCTTCGCGATCACCGGGTGGGCGCGTTTTTTCTGCTGCCGGGCAAGAACTCGCCGCGGCTCTGCCAGATCGTGCAGACGGTGATCAAGCACTGGCCCGAGATCAAGCGGCTGTCCCGCGAGCGCCGCCCGTTCCAGTTCCAGGTGGGCGAGCGCAGCGTTCGCCGGCTTCGCTGA
- the recF gene encoding DNA replication/repair protein RecF (All proteins in this family for which functions are known are DNA-binding proteins that assist the filamentation of RecA onto DNA for the initiation of recombination or recombinational repair.), protein MFLHRLHLRNYRNFAEQVLEFPPQGAAIVGDNGQGKTNLLEAVYYLEIFRSFRGAPDEQLVRFGEDVFRAEARLADASGADRSVSAAFDRRARKKKVTVNGAEPERLGAALGQVGAVIFSPSDVEIVADGPGGRRRFLDIVLSLAEPGYLGALQRYRQTLFQRNTLLRKGSPRALVEAWDEGLITAGSRVVAARDRWVAERSNSFGTHYERVAGGQPGRMSYTPSAPEMGDAKGEAEIAAAFREALGRAADREQRRGMTLVGPHRDDLRFTTEGEGGTLELRTYGSGGQQRTGAIALRMVEAETIHQARGREPIILLDDVFAELDPGRSQRIVDWIEAEEGGQVILTSPKPTDFQLRGETLPRWSIRAGVVVPD, encoded by the coding sequence TTGTTCCTCCACCGCCTGCACCTGCGCAACTACCGGAACTTCGCCGAGCAGGTGCTGGAGTTTCCGCCGCAGGGCGCCGCCATCGTAGGCGACAACGGGCAGGGGAAGACCAACCTGCTCGAGGCCGTCTACTACCTGGAAATCTTCCGCTCCTTCCGCGGCGCCCCCGACGAGCAGCTGGTGAGATTCGGCGAGGACGTCTTTCGCGCCGAGGCGCGCCTGGCCGACGCGTCGGGCGCGGACCGCTCCGTGTCGGCCGCGTTCGACCGGCGGGCGCGCAAGAAGAAGGTGACGGTGAACGGCGCCGAGCCCGAGCGGCTGGGCGCCGCGCTGGGGCAGGTGGGCGCGGTGATCTTTTCGCCGTCGGACGTGGAGATCGTGGCGGACGGGCCGGGCGGCAGGCGGCGGTTCCTGGACATCGTGCTTTCCCTGGCCGAGCCCGGCTACCTGGGCGCGCTGCAGCGCTACCGCCAAACGCTCTTCCAGCGCAACACGCTGCTGCGCAAGGGCAGCCCGCGCGCGCTGGTGGAGGCGTGGGACGAGGGGCTGATTACGGCCGGAAGCCGCGTGGTGGCGGCGCGGGACCGCTGGGTGGCGGAGCGGTCGAACAGCTTCGGCACGCACTACGAGCGCGTGGCGGGCGGGCAGCCGGGGCGGATGTCGTACACGCCCTCCGCGCCCGAGATGGGCGATGCGAAGGGCGAGGCGGAGATCGCCGCCGCCTTCCGCGAGGCGCTGGGCCGGGCGGCGGATCGCGAGCAGCGCCGCGGGATGACGCTCGTAGGGCCGCACCGCGACGACCTGCGCTTCACCACGGAGGGCGAGGGCGGCACGCTGGAATTGCGCACCTATGGCTCCGGCGGGCAGCAGCGGACGGGCGCCATCGCCCTGCGGATGGTGGAGGCCGAGACCATCCACCAGGCGCGCGGCCGCGAGCCCATCATCCTGCTGGACGACGTTTTCGCCGAGCTGGACCCCGGCCGCTCGCAGCGCATCGTCGACTGGATCGAGGCCGAAGAGGGGGGCCAGGTAATCCTGACCTCCCCCAAGCCCACCGATTTTCAGCTGCGGGGCGAAACGCTGCCACGCTGGAGCATCCGCGCGGGCGTCGTCGTCCCGGATTGA